TGCCGCATTGCTTGTCAGATTGGTTACAATCTGGCGTAGTTTGATCGGATCCGTAGAGACCACTACCGGTTCGACGGGGGTAATGACCTGCACTGCGACCGGTTTATTGCCGATCAGGATGCGGGTGGTCTCCGCAACTTCGGCAAGCATTGCTGCTACATCGACCTGTTGATGGGCGACTTCCATTTTTCCCGCATCAATTTTCGACAGATCGAGGATATTGGTAATAACGGCCCTGAGGTTTGTCGCCGTAGATATCATGAACGACAGGCGCTCTTGTACCTGCTCCATTGATCCGCTGTCTGCCGCCATTTGCAGCAGCTCGGTCAATCCGATAATGGCGTTTACCGGTGAACGGAGCTCATGCGTGACATTGGCCAGGAACTTGGTCTTTACCTGGTTGATCCTTTCCAGCTCTTGGGAGCGGGCTGTTGCCATTTCTTCCAAAAGAACACTGCGCGACAGGGCATTGCTCTGTTCAATTACCAGTTGTTTTACCGACAGAAGGCCAAGGTAAGCCCCATTTACGTCTGCAACGATAATTTCGTCGTAAATATCTTGAGGTGAACGGGCAAAGGCCTTGTCGATTACCTCATCGAGCGATTCGCTGGCAGCGACGATAAGTGGCGTAGTGTCGGCAATGGAAATGATCGGCTGCCGTGAATAGAGTTCGTTGCCGAACCTGCGCGACAGGGTGAAGAACAGTTTTGTTCGGGTTATCAGCCCTTTTGGCGTCACTCCCTCAACCACTGCCAGAGCTTCCAGGTTTGGCGTATTGAAAAAATGGTCGGAAATGGCGCTTACCAGGGTCTGCGGAGCGGTCTGGTCGTTTGATGTGATCAGTTCTCCGACAATAATCACGCTGTTCTGGATAGAGGCTTCCTGCATAGTGCTCCCCAAATCTACCGATCTGCATGCCTGCCTTTGTTACGCATAGCGGATGGTTGTTTGATTACGCTCTATGGAGTATCGTCTCTTGCAAAAAACACTTTAGTTACAATCATGTAAACTTTTTGGCAACTAGCTTAAATACGGCAGTTGCCAGTGGGCTATGCTTCTTTAGATAATGGAGGAAGGTCCAGTTCGGCTATGGCGGACTTGAAGTCGTTCGGGCTGGGAGGTTTGATAAGGTAGGTGTGTACTCCTAGTTCTTTACAGGTGTTCTGGTCTTTTGGGTTGAACGATGAACTCAGGACGATTACCGGGAGCTGACCCAGCAAAGGGTCAGCCCGCAATGCCCTTATCAGTTCCATGCCGTTCATGATCGGCATGTTGATGTCTACGATGAGTATCTCAGGGGCTGCTTTGCTGTCGTTATTGCCATCAGATGTGCTGTGAAGAAATTCCAGGGCCTCCTTGCCATGGTTCCTGACAATGACATTTTTAAAATCAGCTTTTCGCAGGGCTCTAACGGCCAAAAATATGTCATTCGGGTTATCATCAACCAGCAGAATTGTTCTGCTTCCCATTGCCTGTCCCTTTCCGCACCACTCTGCAAACCTGTATCAGGATGCGCAGTTGCAACCGATGAATTCAACTTTGCCGACATTGCCGTTAGCCGTGACTGACTGTTTTAGCCGGGAGCCGCAGGAGAAAATGGTTTCTTCCATGGTCAACTGTCGCCCGTGGCGCTCAATGGTGTGACTGATAACTCCGCAGCGGCAATCGATGCAGGTTGGGTTCTTTCTGTTCATGACAATGCACTCCTTGAGAATAGAATTTATGATTGTCATCCTAGCACTCCTCCTTGACAACGGAATTACTGGCAAGTATCGATTTTGCAACAATAATCATATGTCTAGTTAACTATTCAGAGTGGCTTCTTCTCTGTTAATACGGCTGCTGGAAGCTGTTGGCCGGACATTTTCATCAGTTATGGATACTATTGCAAATTTGCGGCAAATCGTTGCCTGACTGCAATACGGGCGTCATAGAGAATTGCTATGTTAATGACGCTGCTGGTGTGTTTCGTTAAGTACTAACTTGACGGCAGCAGAGTCCACCTGCCGGTAATTGGTGATTTTTACCAGGAGCTAATAGTCCCTGGTTCATTAAAAGGAGACGATATGAGCAAGTCGCAGATAATTTTCAAGTACCTGTTTGCCGAGGATTACAATCCGGTCTATGTCAACGGAGCACATGGCGGGGTTTCTCCAAGAGGCGAGATTGTGACCCATTTCTACCTGGAGCGCTCAGGCGTTCCGGCCTCCATCACCCATGAGGTTGACGGCGGCGCTATCGGCAGCGAGATTGCCCAGGTTCCGGCCGACTTTGGCCAGACCCTCTATCGCGCCGTTGAGGCCGGGATTGTCATGAACTACGATAGCGCCCGCTCTTTTCATCAATGGCTCGGCGAGCGGCTCAAGGAGTTGGAGGCGCTGCATGAAGCCAGAGAAGAGGCTAAGTTGCGCAGCGGTGGAGCAGCTGCTAACTGATGTCGGTCTAATTTAACTCATTTGGTGGGTATGCAATCGCTTCACAGGCCTGGTCCGGAGTCAAAACTCCGGGCCAGGAAACTGATCGTTTCTTCATAAAAACGTAGCGCATTATGCATGAGTACCACACATTTCTATGCTAGCGTGGAGCCATGAACAGTTCACTTCCTAATCCCGAGATTTGCCAGACCAGAAAACTGCCGGATGCCTGCCTCTATTACTGCCGCGCCTTGACGAGCTTCCCGAGCCTCTGTCACTATTCCATGACATTCGGCGATGATTTGCTATGCCTGCATCCCGGCAACCATCAATATGTTCGCTAAGCTGGACGCAGAATGACCAAGCAATATTCCATTCGAGGTTGATGAATCATGCCCGGACCTTATGCCCATCTCTCCCTGGTCAGGGAGCTTGCAAACTCGGCCTGTTTCATTGAGGCCATGCTGCCTGTTACCGGTTTGTCGTCTCCGGGTGATGAACTTTTCTGCTTCTGCGCTCTCGGTAC
The DNA window shown above is from Geoanaerobacter pelophilus and carries:
- a CDS encoding sensor histidine kinase; translation: MQEASIQNSVIIVGELITSNDQTAPQTLVSAISDHFFNTPNLEALAVVEGVTPKGLITRTKLFFTLSRRFGNELYSRQPIISIADTTPLIVAASESLDEVIDKAFARSPQDIYDEIIVADVNGAYLGLLSVKQLVIEQSNALSRSVLLEEMATARSQELERINQVKTKFLANVTHELRSPVNAIIGLTELLQMAADSGSMEQVQERLSFMISTATNLRAVITNILDLSKIDAGKMEVAHQQVDVAAMLAEVAETTRILIGNKPVAVQVITPVEPVVVSTDPIKLRQIVTNLTSNAAKFTDQGSIAIGMLIHEDQLVIEVRDTGIGIKEEDINLIFSAFAQVEDASTKTHEGTGLGLTISKNLAKLLGGSISVSSTYNKGSVFSLSLPLKQIDQQGIHSHAA
- a CDS encoding response regulator translates to MGSRTILLVDDNPNDIFLAVRALRKADFKNVIVRNHGKEALEFLHSTSDGNNDSKAAPEILIVDINMPIMNGMELIRALRADPLLGQLPVIVLSSSFNPKDQNTCKELGVHTYLIKPPSPNDFKSAIAELDLPPLSKEA